In Flavobacterium endoglycinae, one DNA window encodes the following:
- a CDS encoding sensor histidine kinase, with amino-acid sequence MKINFKKTYKFAIKSALYISLFATGFVLILMSLFYKNQLKHQIAFGIVFIIIIYIFSFLVLQYRVERFIYRRVKKIYDEVSLLESTTLINQPINTDMETLSREVKKFATDKKLEIEMLEIREQYRREFLGNVSHELKTPLFTVQGYVSTLLDGAMDDKHIRKKYLKRAEKGVERLIYIVEDLDMITKLESGDLDLVMTDFDIVELIQNVFELLEMKADKKKIKLSFESKNVQSVIVRGDQDRIQQVLENLIVNSIKYGKEGGLTEVGIVNLTKKKVLIRVSDTGEGVEKQNIPRLFERFYRVDKSGTRSEGGSGLGLAIVKHIIEAHKEKVYVESEFGIGSEFSFTLEKAYKAQKPEVKKS; translated from the coding sequence ATGAAAATCAATTTTAAAAAAACATACAAATTTGCTATTAAATCAGCACTGTATATAAGTCTGTTCGCCACAGGATTTGTGCTGATATTAATGTCCCTTTTTTACAAGAATCAATTAAAACATCAAATAGCATTTGGAATAGTTTTCATAATCATCATTTACATATTCTCTTTTCTAGTTTTACAATATCGTGTAGAACGATTTATTTACCGACGTGTCAAGAAAATTTATGATGAGGTTTCTCTTTTAGAATCAACCACTCTTATTAATCAGCCGATTAATACCGACATGGAAACACTTTCAAGAGAAGTGAAAAAATTCGCAACCGATAAAAAACTTGAAATCGAAATGCTCGAAATTCGTGAACAGTACCGAAGAGAGTTTTTAGGCAACGTTTCGCACGAATTAAAAACACCATTATTTACTGTTCAAGGGTATGTTTCAACATTGCTTGACGGTGCTATGGATGACAAACACATTCGAAAAAAATATTTAAAACGTGCCGAAAAAGGAGTAGAACGTTTAATTTATATCGTAGAAGATTTGGACATGATTACCAAACTTGAATCTGGTGATTTAGATTTGGTGATGACTGATTTTGATATCGTGGAATTGATTCAGAATGTTTTTGAATTATTGGAAATGAAAGCCGATAAAAAGAAAATCAAACTCTCGTTTGAAAGCAAAAATGTACAATCGGTTATTGTGCGTGGTGATCAGGATAGAATTCAGCAGGTTTTAGAAAATCTAATTGTGAATTCTATTAAATACGGAAAAGAAGGAGGATTGACCGAAGTTGGTATTGTAAATTTAACCAAGAAAAAAGTCCTAATTCGTGTTAGTGATACAGGAGAAGGGGTTGAAAAACAAAATATCCCAAGACTTTTTGAACGTTTTTACAGAGTAGATAAAAGCGGAACTCGTTCTGAAGGAGGTTCTGGTTTAGGTCTGGCAATTGTAAAACACATTATTGAAGCACACAAAGAAAAAGTATATGTAGAAAGTGAATTCGGAATTGGTTCTGAATTTTCTTTTACACTTGAAAAAGCATATAAAGCACAAAAACCTGAGGTTAAAAAATCGTAA
- a CDS encoding glycosyltransferase, which translates to MSIDYSANKTILVAPLNWGLGHATRCIPIIKALQENNFIPIIASDGVALALLRKEFPYIQTLELPSYHIEYAKNGKNFKWKLIKNLPKMITAILDEKKMVNSWIRKHGIDGIISDNRLGVFSKRVPSVFMTHQLNVMTGNTTWFTSKCHQQVIKKYTECWVPDTDGEVNLTGNLGHLETKELNLKYIGPLSRMKKKETPIVYDLMIILSGPEPQRTFLDEKLQKEAAKFDGKVVFVQGIVEKTQEKWQAGNVTYYNFMNSKQLEQTFNESEFVLCRSGYTTVMDLAKLGKKAFFIPTPGQYEQEYLAVKLQEENLVPYTMQDDFTIDDLSKVKSFKGLSQFENNIDWESLFSVFEDKV; encoded by the coding sequence ATGAGCATTGACTATTCTGCTAATAAAACTATTTTAGTTGCTCCCTTAAATTGGGGACTAGGGCATGCCACGAGATGTATTCCTATAATCAAGGCGCTTCAAGAAAACAATTTTATTCCTATTATTGCTTCTGATGGTGTGGCGCTAGCTTTATTACGAAAGGAATTCCCTTATATTCAGACTTTAGAACTGCCTTCTTATCATATTGAATATGCCAAGAATGGTAAAAACTTTAAATGGAAGCTTATTAAAAATCTTCCGAAAATGATTACTGCCATTTTAGACGAGAAAAAAATGGTGAATTCATGGATTAGAAAACATGGTATTGACGGAATAATTTCTGACAATCGGCTTGGGGTTTTCAGTAAAAGAGTTCCTTCTGTATTTATGACGCATCAATTGAATGTGATGACTGGAAATACTACTTGGTTTACCAGTAAATGTCACCAACAGGTTATCAAAAAATATACAGAGTGCTGGGTTCCCGATACAGATGGAGAAGTAAATCTTACGGGTAATTTAGGACATCTTGAAACCAAAGAACTGAATCTAAAATATATTGGTCCTTTGAGCAGAATGAAGAAAAAGGAAACACCAATTGTATACGATTTGATGATTATACTTTCTGGCCCAGAACCACAGCGTACTTTTCTAGATGAAAAACTGCAGAAAGAAGCCGCTAAGTTTGATGGAAAAGTCGTTTTTGTACAAGGAATTGTAGAAAAAACGCAGGAGAAATGGCAGGCAGGAAATGTTACATATTACAATTTCATGAATTCTAAACAGCTGGAGCAGACTTTTAACGAAAGTGAATTTGTTCTTTGCCGTTCGGGTTATACAACTGTTATGGATTTAGCTAAATTGGGTAAAAAAGCCTTTTTTATTCCAACTCCAGGACAATACGAACAGGAATATCTGGCGGTAAAACTTCAAGAAGAAAATCTTGTACCTTATACAATGCAAGACGACTTTACGATTGATGATTTATCAAAGGTAAAGTCGTTTAAAGGATTGTCCCAATTTGAAAATAATATTGATTGGGAATCGTTATTTTCTGTTTTTGAAGATAAAGTCTAG
- a CDS encoding response regulator transcription factor: MKKTQTKILLVDDEPDILEIVGYNLAQEGYQIVTASNGKDAIAKAQKELPELIIMDVMMAEMDGMEACEHIRKIPELNNVIITFLTARSEDYSQVAGFDAGADDYITKPIKPKLLVSKVKALLRRLKEQEIVSDTINVGGIEINREEYKIIKGNVEIALPRKEFELFYLLASKPGKVFKRDEILDKVWGNEVVVGGRTIDVHIRKLREKIGEDLFKTIKGVGYKFEV; the protein is encoded by the coding sequence ATGAAAAAAACACAAACTAAGATTTTATTAGTTGACGACGAACCAGATATCTTAGAAATCGTTGGCTATAACCTTGCTCAGGAAGGCTACCAGATTGTTACAGCTTCTAATGGAAAAGATGCTATAGCAAAAGCTCAGAAAGAATTGCCTGAATTAATTATCATGGACGTAATGATGGCAGAAATGGACGGAATGGAAGCATGCGAGCATATTAGAAAAATTCCAGAATTAAATAATGTTATCATAACATTCCTAACGGCAAGAAGTGAGGATTATTCGCAAGTAGCTGGTTTTGACGCCGGTGCCGATGATTATATTACAAAGCCTATAAAACCAAAATTATTAGTGTCTAAAGTAAAGGCTCTGTTAAGAAGGTTAAAAGAACAAGAAATAGTTTCAGATACTATAAATGTGGGCGGAATCGAGATTAACCGCGAAGAATATAAGATCATAAAAGGCAACGTAGAAATTGCTTTACCAAGAAAAGAATTCGAACTATTTTATTTATTAGCTTCAAAACCAGGTAAAGTTTTTAAAAGAGATGAAATCCTAGACAAAGTCTGGGGGAATGAAGTAGTAGTTGGAGGAAGAACAATCGATGTTCACATTAGAAAACTACGTGAGAAAATTGGCGAAGACCTTTTCAAAACCATTAAAGGGGTTGGTTACAAATTTGAAGTTTAG
- a CDS encoding porin — protein MIKRKILAVLLLFTWVSNAQELNKQDVKNEVMRILDSINKAKLPETKSGGGVEEHWYDRISLRGYAQIRYNGLLSTNDKVSCEQCDRSWGTTSTAPDAKSNNGLFIRRARLVFSGQVHPNVLFYFQPDFASSPSAGVQNFVQIRDLYFDLSFDKKKEYRVRIGQSKIPYGFENMQSSSQRLTLDRSDAINSSILNERDLGVFFYWAPAEIRERFAMLVKDGYKGSGDFGVFAFGVYNGQIANKLDGNRDLNVVTRVTYPFVIGSQIIEPGIQAYTGKWAFTGEVSSGVTVNDPQYVKDQRVGATFVLYPRPFGIQTEYNIGKGPRYNTLTKTIDETDLNGGYVLLNYKWNIKKQVIYPFAKFQYYDGGKKYEKDARSYVVRDYEFGIEWQPLKAFELTAEYVVADRTFVDSALPVNRQQGNVLRLQAQFNF, from the coding sequence ATGATAAAAAGAAAAATATTAGCAGTTCTATTACTGTTTACTTGGGTTTCGAATGCTCAGGAATTAAACAAACAGGATGTAAAAAACGAAGTAATGCGTATTTTAGATTCTATAAACAAAGCAAAACTGCCAGAAACAAAATCTGGAGGAGGAGTTGAAGAACATTGGTATGACAGAATCTCTCTTAGAGGTTATGCTCAAATTCGATACAATGGTTTGCTTTCTACAAATGATAAAGTTTCCTGCGAACAATGTGATAGATCTTGGGGAACAACTTCTACAGCTCCAGATGCAAAATCCAACAACGGACTTTTTATTCGTCGTGCCCGTTTAGTATTTTCTGGACAAGTACACCCAAATGTACTTTTCTATTTTCAGCCGGATTTTGCGAGTTCGCCAAGTGCAGGAGTTCAAAACTTTGTACAGATTCGTGACTTGTATTTTGATCTTTCTTTTGATAAGAAAAAAGAATACCGAGTTCGTATCGGGCAAAGTAAAATCCCGTACGGATTCGAAAACATGCAGTCAAGTTCACAACGTTTAACATTAGACCGTTCTGATGCGATCAATAGTTCAATTTTAAACGAGCGTGATTTAGGAGTTTTCTTTTACTGGGCTCCAGCCGAAATCAGAGAACGTTTCGCCATGTTGGTAAAAGACGGATACAAAGGTTCTGGCGATTTTGGAGTTTTCGCTTTTGGAGTTTACAACGGGCAAATTGCGAATAAACTTGACGGAAACCGTGATCTAAATGTAGTGACCCGAGTAACCTATCCTTTTGTAATCGGCAGTCAGATTATCGAACCGGGAATTCAGGCATATACCGGAAAATGGGCGTTTACCGGAGAAGTTTCTTCAGGAGTTACCGTTAACGATCCGCAATATGTAAAAGATCAGCGAGTAGGAGCAACATTTGTTTTGTATCCAAGACCTTTCGGAATCCAGACTGAATACAACATAGGAAAAGGGCCTCGTTACAATACTTTAACCAAAACAATTGATGAAACCGACTTAAACGGTGGTTATGTTTTGCTGAATTATAAATGGAATATTAAAAAACAAGTTATCTATCCTTTTGCCAAATTTCAATATTATGACGGAGGAAAGAAATATGAAAAAGACGCCAGAAGTTACGTAGTAAGAGATTACGAATTTGGTATAGAATGGCAGCCACTTAAAGCCTTTGAACTTACCGCAGAATATGTGGTAGCCGACAGAACTTTTGTAGACAGTGCGCTTCCAGTCAACAGGCAACAAGGAAATGTGTTAAGATTGCAAGCGCAGTTTAATTTCTAG